In a single window of the Halobacteriovorax sp. DA5 genome:
- a CDS encoding TonB-dependent receptor has product MKILILVFISQLTFAQTTSANSDDAIYIYGLFEKKEYYSDANSTSLKTANDFSQQQSTDLSESFKSVPNLNMANGSSRSNFFQIRGIGERSAYEGISNYSVGLMVDEIDYTGVSGTTNLNGIKQLEVYKGPQATRFGPSAMAGMIHLKSQDPTQESKFKTYLSYESFNTWEESISYSGMLNSSTGMTLSLTKRDSDGFMKNEYLKRNDTNGQDELNIRTSLVKDFIDSTLTFGLHYFDKANGYDAFVQDNSYTTRSDKPGKDKSETLGQYLKYEKDLSANLASTTILTHFKNNSYYSYDEDWGNNPYWNTIPGWNADYDYNIEFPRKREDFTIDQRLSSKRSTIGVYLKSSNEDFKEIGYEDSAVRKSIDGEVDTKLVSIYAEQTKDLSKTVEINYGGRIEYRNVEFEAQESGTETKLSPEDLMYGLNITLSKKGLLGDLAYLKLSKGYKPGGINTQSAVPDTRKEFRPEDLYSFELGQKYHLKEKGISLSSSLFFMYRNNAQVKTSFQDDPMDPSSFTFYTDNAASGFNYGAEIEASLEKPYGLNLSSGLGLLGTRYGEYNIGTRDLDGRQMPHAPNYQVNLNLNYKYKNGMYWDVNFYASDDFYFSNSHDLRSTAYQLVDTKVGYRYKSLDVSIWCKNIFDEIYSLRGYYFANMPPAWQDDLYTQKEAPRSYGISASYEF; this is encoded by the coding sequence ATGAAAATACTGATATTAGTATTTATTTCCCAACTAACATTCGCACAAACAACTTCGGCCAATAGTGACGATGCTATTTATATTTACGGCCTTTTTGAGAAGAAAGAATATTATAGCGACGCTAATAGTACATCACTAAAGACGGCCAATGACTTTTCACAGCAACAATCAACAGATTTGAGTGAATCATTTAAGTCCGTTCCTAACCTGAATATGGCAAATGGGAGCTCACGTTCTAACTTCTTTCAAATTAGAGGAATTGGCGAGAGGTCAGCTTACGAAGGTATATCAAACTACTCGGTAGGACTGATGGTTGATGAAATCGACTATACTGGAGTTTCAGGAACAACAAACCTGAATGGTATTAAGCAATTAGAAGTATACAAAGGGCCTCAGGCCACACGTTTTGGTCCAAGTGCAATGGCCGGAATGATTCATCTAAAGTCTCAAGACCCGACTCAGGAATCGAAGTTTAAAACATATCTTTCATATGAATCATTTAATACATGGGAAGAGAGCATTAGCTACTCAGGTATGCTTAATTCTTCAACAGGGATGACACTAAGCCTAACGAAGAGAGACAGTGATGGCTTCATGAAAAATGAATACCTCAAACGCAATGATACAAATGGACAAGATGAATTAAATATTCGTACAAGTCTAGTTAAAGACTTTATCGATTCAACTCTTACTTTTGGACTTCACTACTTTGATAAGGCAAACGGTTATGATGCTTTTGTGCAAGATAATAGCTACACAACTCGTTCAGACAAACCAGGAAAGGATAAGAGTGAAACTCTTGGCCAGTACCTAAAATACGAAAAGGATCTTAGTGCAAACTTAGCAAGCACAACAATTCTTACCCACTTTAAAAATAACTCATACTATAGCTATGATGAAGACTGGGGTAACAACCCTTACTGGAATACAATCCCAGGTTGGAATGCTGATTACGACTACAATATTGAATTCCCAAGAAAGCGCGAAGACTTTACTATTGATCAACGACTATCATCAAAAAGAAGTACTATCGGTGTTTATCTAAAATCATCTAACGAAGACTTCAAAGAAATTGGCTACGAAGATTCAGCGGTTAGAAAAAGTATCGATGGAGAAGTTGACACTAAACTAGTCTCAATCTATGCCGAGCAAACGAAAGACCTAAGTAAAACAGTTGAAATAAATTATGGTGGCCGTATCGAATATCGCAATGTCGAATTTGAAGCGCAAGAAAGTGGAACAGAAACAAAACTTTCACCAGAAGATTTAATGTATGGCCTAAATATCACACTATCTAAGAAAGGCCTCCTTGGAGATCTTGCATACTTAAAACTATCTAAGGGGTATAAACCTGGTGGAATCAATACACAGTCAGCAGTCCCTGATACACGTAAAGAATTTAGACCTGAGGATCTTTACTCATTTGAACTTGGTCAAAAATATCATTTAAAAGAAAAAGGAATTTCACTAAGTAGTTCTCTTTTTTTCATGTACCGAAATAATGCTCAAGTAAAAACGTCATTTCAGGATGATCCAATGGATCCTAGCTCATTTACTTTCTATACAGATAACGCCGCAAGTGGATTTAATTACGGAGCAGAAATTGAAGCAAGTCTTGAGAAACCATATGGCCTAAATCTTTCTTCAGGTCTTGGTCTACTTGGAACTCGTTATGGTGAATATAATATTGGAACAAGAGATCTCGATGGTAGGCAGATGCCTCATGCTCCAAATTACCAAGTTAACCTTAATTTAAATTACAAGTACAAGAACGGTATGTATTGGGATGTTAACTTCTATGCCTCTGATGATTTTTATTTTTCAAACTCTCACGACTTAAGGTCAACGGCCTATCAATTAGTAGATACGAAGGTTGGTTATCGTTATAAGTCTTTAGATGTCTCAATTTGGTGCAAGAATATCTTTGATGAAATATACTCACTTCGTGGTTACTATTTCGCCAATATGCCTCCAGCGTGGCAAGACGACCTCTATACACAAAAAGAGGCACCACGTAGCTATGGTATTAGTGCAAGCTATGAGTTCTAA